The region CGAAGCCGTCGTTGCGCGGCGCTTGATATTCGCCGAGGAAGATGCGCTGGCCGTCGCGGGTTAACAGGTAGGTATTGTTCTTGAGGTCAACGGTCTTGAGCTTTTGCAGCAGGCTCTGCGCCTGTTGCAGCAGGTTGCTGGCGTTGCCGTCGCAGGTCACCGTGACGATCACATAATCGGGGAAATCGGCCTGCGCGAATGCCTGCAACTGCTTGCTCATCGCTTCGGGCATCTCGCCTTTGCGCTGCAACTCCATGACCCGGTAGATAGCTTGCCGCACCGGCCTCGCCGAAAACAGACGCATGGTGAAGGTGACGTTGATGACGTCAGCGATAGTGGATTGCGCGGCGCCGCGGCTGGTGGTCACCGAAGCGTTCTTCGAGGTGTCGGTGAAGGTCTGCTTCTGGCTCCAGGGCGAGTCTGTGAGCAGGCGCAGGGCTTCTTTCTCCGACCACTCGGTGTAGGGCTTCTTGTTCCATTGCGCCGCCGCGACGAGCGGCAAGGCGGCGAGCATCACGGCCAGTAGCAGGCGAATCGATTTCTTCATCGCGCCTCCAATCGGGTTATGCAAGTAAGGTGGCCTGAATGGCTGCGCCATCATAACCTCGTTTCAACGCCCTGGCAAACGCCGCAAAACCGGTGCGCCTCTGGCGTGTCAGCCCGCACAGCGATTTGTAGCCTGGGTTGACATCCCAAAAAGGGGGACGTAGAGTAGGACGGCTTTATCACCGGTACGTAGTGAGCTGCCCAGGTTCGTATCAATTCAGGGACAACTGCCAGGCTGGATTTTAGAGACGAGACGGCTGGATTTCGAGAGTCTGGTCGATCTGGCCTCACCGCCCGGGACTCTAATGCCATGGTGTGGCTGAAACAATTAGGTGCGTTTGACATAAGTCGTAGGGGGCAAGAGTCCCTGGAGTTTTGAATCAGGCATATACTGCTCGGCCACATTCACGCCTGGCCATAGACCAACAGGAAGGAGAATCATTAACCATGACCGACACGACGAACGCCCCGGAAAGCGACCCGAAAGCATGGACCTTGATGTTTTATTTTGCGAGCGATAACTCGCTCGCTTCAACCATTGTTTCGCAGCTTAAAGCGCTCAAGGATGCCGGGTTTCATCAGCAGGCAAACGTCATTGCCTATTTTGACCCTCAACCCAAAAACATCCCCAGCCACGTCTTTGACGTGAATCTGGTTGAGAAGCTCAAAAAGCCCCATCCCCCACGCCACGTTTTCGCCGGCAATGATCCCTTCACGAGAAACCTGGTCTTCGACAGGCTCTGGACAAAAAAAGATAAGGAAACGCGAGATACGCTCCGGCAATATTTCGAAGAAAAATACAAAAACCAAACCCCGCCATTCAAATACAGTCCCAAGCAGGTTCCCGACACGCTGGTCGGCGAGCAGTCGCCGCGAGAATCGCTGGCCAATTTCCTGGAGTTCTGCCGGTTAAACTATCCGGCGCGCCGCTATATGTTATTCATTCTCGGTCATGGCGTCGTCGTCGGCAATGACATCTTTTTGCTCGACGAAAACATACCCGACGACGACGATGACGATGACAAGAAGGATAACAAAAAGGATACCAAACCAGCGGCCAAAACCCCTGTCGACCAAGCAATGGTAAAGAAGCCGGCGCGCCATTCGTTAAAGCTGAAAGCCCTGGGCGAGGAGCTGGAAACGTTCAAGAAGAATATCGGCGCGGATAGCCGATTCGAGTTACTCGGACTGCATAGCTGCTCGATGAGCGGCCTGGAAGTGGCTTATGAAGTTCAGGGCACGGCCAATTATCTGCTGGCCTCGCAAGGGCCGGCGTTCGTCGGTAGCTGGCCATACAAGCAGATACTGACTCGCATCTTCAATGATCTGGAAGACCTGGCTGAAGATGATAGCCCGCCGAAGTTGGAAGAGCGGCTGATCAGGATCTTCAATTACTGCATTCAAAACGGCTACGACTTTTGGTTGGCGGGATATTCTTTCGACATGGCGCTGTGTGATCTGAACAACCTGACAGACGGCCCGCAGGGCGCCACCGCGGCGATCAAGGAATTATCCCAGGCCCTCATCGCCGGCTTGAAGGAAGAAGATGAAGCGCTAAAGAAGCAAATCAAGGACTTGATTCTCTTGGCTCACTGGGAGGCGCAGAGCTTCTGGCAGGAGCAGTATACCGATCTCTATGATTTCTGCTATCGCCTAAAGAGCAGAATCCCGGAGAAGCCAGAACCGCCTGCTAAGCTGAAAAGAATACGCGCGGCGTGTCAGGACATGATGAAGACGCTGAAACGCGGCAAGCGGGGTGAAGACAACGGCCTGATCGTACGCTCCGGGTTCATCGGGCCGGCGTTTCAATACTCGCACGGCCTCTCGGTCTTCTTTCCCTGGTCCGAGCCGGTGGATAAGAAATTCATGGATCGCTATGCCAAATACAAGTTCACCTTAAAGTTTGAGAAGGACAAGGACAGCGCATGGCTTGATTTCCTGAACACCTATTTTGTCGAAACCAGGCGCCCTCTCCACGCGGATGAGCCGAAGGACGAGACGGATGACCCCGGAACCTTAGCGCCAACACTCGTTATGCAAGACAGTCTGCTGTCCGCGCTCCAATCTATTGCTGACAGTATCTCCGGTAGTACAGGGCAACTAGGCAAGGGGCCGGGTGATCCGACCGGTGACGACTGCGAATGTCCGTCGATCAAGAATTATCCGTCCTCGACCAACACGATCAAAAAAGATTACCAGACGCCTTTGGGGCCGGACCTCGCCGAGCAGTTCGCTAGCAAGGCCCCACAGGAACAGGAGTAGGTTCGGTGTTTCTCTGAGCCGTGAGCCTTATGAAAGCGTTACCTGGCCGCCTTGGATTATTGGCTGCGCTGTTCTGGCTGGTCGCAGGCGCGGCGGCGCTTCACGCGTCCGTGGCGACAGAGTCGGCGCGGCAGCTTGCGGACGGCGCAGATGACACGGCCATCAGCTTGAAGGACCGGCAGGAAGCGCTAAAGAAGCTGACAGAGGCGGCGCAGCTCTTTCTCGACAGCGGACAGAAAGAAGAGGCGGCCCGCGCGCTCAACCGTGCGGGCCGCCTTCAGTTATTACTGAACGCGCCGAATGATGCGATCAACAGCCATCGTCAGGCATTAACCCTGCTCAAACCGGCGGCGCCG is a window of Blastocatellia bacterium DNA encoding:
- a CDS encoding clostripain-related cysteine peptidase — translated: MTDTTNAPESDPKAWTLMFYFASDNSLASTIVSQLKALKDAGFHQQANVIAYFDPQPKNIPSHVFDVNLVEKLKKPHPPRHVFAGNDPFTRNLVFDRLWTKKDKETRDTLRQYFEEKYKNQTPPFKYSPKQVPDTLVGEQSPRESLANFLEFCRLNYPARRYMLFILGHGVVVGNDIFLLDENIPDDDDDDDKKDNKKDTKPAAKTPVDQAMVKKPARHSLKLKALGEELETFKKNIGADSRFELLGLHSCSMSGLEVAYEVQGTANYLLASQGPAFVGSWPYKQILTRIFNDLEDLAEDDSPPKLEERLIRIFNYCIQNGYDFWLAGYSFDMALCDLNNLTDGPQGATAAIKELSQALIAGLKEEDEALKKQIKDLILLAHWEAQSFWQEQYTDLYDFCYRLKSRIPEKPEPPAKLKRIRAACQDMMKTLKRGKRGEDNGLIVRSGFIGPAFQYSHGLSVFFPWSEPVDKKFMDRYAKYKFTLKFEKDKDSAWLDFLNTYFVETRRPLHADEPKDETDDPGTLAPTLVMQDSLLSALQSIADSISGSTGQLGKGPGDPTGDDCECPSIKNYPSSTNTIKKDYQTPLGPDLAEQFASKAPQEQE